CGATAAGGTGTACAGCAACACTTTCTGGCTGACATATCCGCCGGAAACCTGCTCTACTTCATAGGTCAGCACCCGGACAGCCGGTTCCGCAATAACAGTGACGAAGCCCAGCAACAGTCCAATAGGAATGACCACCCAGTTAGCGCCTTGCATATATGAAAAAAAGGTTCTCGTTGTCACCAGGATGGCAACGAGAACCTTCCCCTCTGTTCTTTACTCTGTTACTTTAGCCTTTCGTGATCAACACCGGGCGCTTGGCGTGCTGGAGGACGTAGTTGGAAACGCTGCCCAAGCCCAGCAGCAATCTTTCCAGTTTCCCCCGGTTGGCCGAACCCATAACAATGATGTCCATGTCTTCCTTTTCAGAATAGCGGACAATAGCCTCGCCGGGTGGCTCCTGAAGGATTACAGAAAATACCGGGAGCCCTTCTTTTCTGACCCTTTCCTCCGGCTCTTTCAGTATCTCCGTAAAATATTCGCGACTTTTATCTTCCAGGTCCTTAAGCATATCCGGAGTTGCGACAGTTGAAATAAAATCGGGCATCTTTACCGAAACCAGCAGGTGAATCTCCGCTTTACTCCCGCCGGCAATCTCGATGGCGGTTTCCAAGGCCTTTTTAGCCTTGTTTCCGTTGTCATAAGCCACCAGAATTTTTTTAATCACAATTTCCCAACTCCTCCTTGTTATAGCCATAAAAGCCTTACTTCACTAGTCAGGTATTTATTCCTCCAAAATTGCGACATTTTTCTTGACCATCATCAGGTTCCTGTGTTAAGGTTTAAAATGTGAATTGTATAGCCCTTAACTGTGTTGGACGGACATCATGTTCGTTTTCAAGGAACCGGAAGGCTTCTGGGGTGGGGAGTCGGAATTTTTCGACTTTGCCATCCCTTTTTTATTTCTATTTTTTTTAATAATATACCAAAACCATGACGCTGACAAGGCGCCGGCAGGGAATGAACCCTTTGTCGTACCCACCTTTTAAAGACAGCCCGAAAACGTTGTTTTCGGGGCGGTTTTAAATATATCTGCCAAATTTTTATAAGAGGTGAGCACAATGACAGGGCAGTACCAGGTAATAGTAGCCATAGCAGTGTTTCTAATAACTTACGCGATCATCGTTTCCGAAAAAATTCACCGGACGGTGGCAGCCCTGGCGGGGGCGGCAGTGGTGGTATTAACGGGGATAATCTTCTCGGAGAAAGCGCTGCATGCCATTGACTTCAACACCATCGGCCTGTTGGTAGGCATGATGATTATTGTCGGCGTCACCAGGAAAACCGGTGTTTTTGAATACCTGGCAATCAAAGCGGCCAAAGCGTCCGGGGGCGAACCGCTTAAGATTATTGCCGCTCTCTCCCTGGTCACAGCAGTCCTGTCGGCGCTGTTGGACAACGTGACAACCGTGCTCTTAATAGTGCCGGTCACCTTCGCCATCGCCAAGCAGCTCAAGATCAACCCGCTGCCGTTCCTGTTCGCCGAAATTATCTCGTCCAACGTCGGCGGGACCGCGACACTGATCGGGGATCCGCCCAACATTATGATCGGGAGCGCCACCGGGCTCGGCTTCATGGACTTTGCTTTGACCCTGACCCCGGTCGTTGTGGTAATATACGTGATAACGATTTTCTGGCTCCGGCTCCTCTACCGCGGCCAACTTGCCGCGCGTGAAGAGATGCGGACAAGCATCATGCAGTTGGACAAAAACGAGCAGATCAAGGACGTCGCGCTCCTTAAAAAGAGCCTTTTGGTCCTGGGGCTGACCATTTTGGGCTTTGTCCTGCACCAGTATGTCCACCTTGAATCGTCGGTAATCGCCCTGTCGGGCGCCAGCCTCCTCCTGCTGATTACCGGCGAGGACGTTGAACACGCCCTGCAGGTTGTGGAATGGCCGGTAATCTTCTTTTTTATGGGTCTATTTGTGGTGGTCGGCGCGCTGGAAGAAGTGGGCGTCATCGAAATGGTGGCCCGGTGGGCGCTGGAGGCGACCGGGGGCGACATGCTGCCGACCGGCATGTTGATCCTCTGGCTGTCGGCTATTGCCTCGGCCTTTGTCGATAATATCCCCTTCGTCGCCACCATGATCCCGCTCATCCAGGATATGGGCCGCCTCGGAGGCATTGCGGACCTGAACCTGCTCTGGTGGTCACTGTCGCTGGGCGCCTGCCTGGGCGGCAACGGGACCATCATCGGCGCCTCCGCCAACGTGGTGGTCGTAGGCATGGCGGAAAAGAGAGGCGTTCGCATCAGCTTTATAGATTTTCTAAAAACAGCCTTCCCCTTGATGCTGATGTCCATCGTGATCTCCACCGGCTACCTGCTGTTCTGGCACCTGTACGGACACCTGCCGGCGGCATTGGCAACGCTGGGCATCGGCATTGTTCTGGCCGTGATATCGAAGCCCCTGACCACGATGCTGCTCGGGAAAGCGCCAAAAGAGGAAGTACAGTCTTAAACAGCCATGGGGACGGTTCCCGAAGGGGCCAAACCGGAAGTTTTGCAAAAAAAGCACACCCGGCGGGTATCAGCTGCCGGGTGTGTTTTAAGCCGCCCGTTCCTGATGGAACTAAACCTATGCGGGTACAATTTCCACGCACTTATACTGCGAAGCAGTTCTACAAGCCGCTATCACGGCGCCACGTATCATGGGAAATGTAT
This region of Pelotomaculum schinkii genomic DNA includes:
- a CDS encoding SLC13 family permease, which encodes MTGQYQVIVAIAVFLITYAIIVSEKIHRTVAALAGAAVVVLTGIIFSEKALHAIDFNTIGLLVGMMIIVGVTRKTGVFEYLAIKAAKASGGEPLKIIAALSLVTAVLSALLDNVTTVLLIVPVTFAIAKQLKINPLPFLFAEIISSNVGGTATLIGDPPNIMIGSATGLGFMDFALTLTPVVVVIYVITIFWLRLLYRGQLAAREEMRTSIMQLDKNEQIKDVALLKKSLLVLGLTILGFVLHQYVHLESSVIALSGASLLLLITGEDVEHALQVVEWPVIFFFMGLFVVVGALEEVGVIEMVARWALEATGGDMLPTGMLILWLSAIASAFVDNIPFVATMIPLIQDMGRLGGIADLNLLWWSLSLGACLGGNGTIIGASANVVVVGMAEKRGVRISFIDFLKTAFPLMLMSIVISTGYLLFWHLYGHLPAALATLGIGIVLAVISKPLTTMLLGKAPKEEVQS
- a CDS encoding universal stress protein; translation: MIKKILVAYDNGNKAKKALETAIEIAGGSKAEIHLLVSVKMPDFISTVATPDMLKDLEDKSREYFTEILKEPEERVRKEGLPVFSVILQEPPGEAIVRYSEKEDMDIIVMGSANRGKLERLLLGLGSVSNYVLQHAKRPVLITKG